From the genome of Chaetodon trifascialis isolate fChaTrf1 chromosome 4, fChaTrf1.hap1, whole genome shotgun sequence:
TCTCATATCTCTCCTCTCCAAACTGACCTCTGAGAGCAGCTTCAGACGggctgagctgcagaaacatCACCAGGTCCGGCTTTGGCAGTCCCACCTCAGGTTTCTTGCACCACTCCAGACAGAACCCCTGAACATGAATACATCAAATTaatgcaacacacactcacagtacaGTCTGATGGATGCAGAGGCTGAACGGCTGAGGAGAGACTCACTGGCTTGGCACTGGTGAAAGCAACTCCAGAGAAGGCGTAGCGATCCACCACCAGGGTGGTGCCCtgctccagcttcttcttcattAAAGGCCTGCGGTCAGAAAGATTTTATTACGCTGCACAGGAGAAATCAGGCTATTGTACACAGGAGAGACGTGTCAACAGAAGAATATACATATTTCATCTCAGAGTTCACATCACTGCATTCACTCACAAACCTGTTAATTTTTAAGGGACTGAGCAGATGTATTAGTTATTGTTGACAAATAATCCCACAAATAGACCAAAATCTACAATGTGTTAGTGTCAATGCTCAAGTTTCTGGCTCCTGTTCAGACTTAAttctgtcattttcagtcaaaatgtgaaaaatctgtCCAAACTAAACTTCAGTTACTGAAGATAAACCAGAAACTTCACTGTCAGTTATAATGTGGACTCTGTCTTCAGTAACCAGCAGTGCTggtgaggtctgtggattaaTCAACTATCCgggacattgtttctggagaCACGTGACCTCCGACCCTTTAAAGTTGCGCCTTCAGCTACATGTCCCTCTTCATGATGAGGACTTGTTCCAGTCTGGAGAGCCTTTTCACGTCTGACATTTTGAAGCACAGGTGGGTTACCAGGGCCGGAGCTAAGCGGAACGCAGCCTTCATTAACGATATTACACACACctgagcttttcctgctgtgacatgtcaaaatgtctgcggtGAAAAAGGTCTAACGCTGCTTTTACCCAACCTAACTAACGCAGGATGCAGCACTCTGAATTCCGCATTTTTATTAACATTGTTTCGCTGGTACTTGAACGAAGCAGCGCAGTGATAGTTCACATTAAAGAGTCTTACACCATTTCCCAGCGGTTAGCAGAGAACAGCAGGTGCACCGTGTGGTCCTCCAGCTCACTCTTCTTCTCCAGGTAAGCGCTTATCAGCTGTCCGATTGTCGTGGTCCTGTCTGCCCAAGAGACCACAGCGCGGTCACTTTAGTACACAGCAGTGAACAGATATCCTCAAACTACACAGCTGCAACTGAAAGCAGCACCCACACCATGCTAACGTCAAAGCGACAAACGCTAACTCGGCTCACCGGGAAACCTCATCATCTCCGCCGGCCGGCCGCTCTGCTGCAGCGCCTGGAGCAGCCTCTTGCACTGCGTCGTTTTCCCGGCCTTGTCGACTCCCTCCAGCACGATGAGCGCTCCTCTTTTACTCGCCATCACCGCCGAAGGTTTGTCAGCGCTGCGCTGGAGCCGACAACACGGACTTCAGCCTGGAGCTAATCCTCAAACACAGCGGCTGGATCCTCTTCAACTTTTACCCGCCTTTTACTGAAGCGACTTGTCAACACGGAAGTGCAACGACGCATTTCCggtccagttttttttttaaacaactttATTGGACAAGAACATTGGCTGACAGACAGTTTagtgcagcagctccagaaagATAATGAAAGGCtctaacattaaaaaaatatttagaatttaataaaatgaaaaatgtaattattttatttttatagaaGTATTGATATTTAGTAGTAGTATTTAGACACCTTGTCCAAAAGTGTATTTTCAACTACAGCCCAGTGTGGCATGCACAACACATgtcttttgttaaaaaaaaaaaaaaaaaagttttattttcttgttgttctgactgcaggatgaaaacatttcatcagaCTACACCTCCCACAAAGACTCATGGGATGTGTAGTTGTTAAATgagacaaacagctttttttttttctttaattagaTGGTAAGGTGTTGAAAGTTCATACTAAAGTCAGTATAGTGAAAGAAATCCACTTAGTTTCATGtatggacagaaaaaaacaggacatCCATCATgagatgaaaactgaaaaatacagttaagaagaaaaagaaagacaaagaagacatGTTTTATTAATCCCTCCTAGAGAATTGTTTTTAAAGTTCGCTTTGTTGTCTTTATATCTGACAACCCCATTCTTCCCATTCAAGCTGTGATTGAGCAGCACAAGAGAATTTCTGAGAATACTGGTTTATTTATTACACACAGTCTCTTCTTTATGACAGTTGCATTGATTCAGGCTTATCTTCACAGCATCAGACACCGACATGTTACACTTTGCTTTTATGGCAGTGTTTCAGAGCGTCTTTCAGTGCTGCCAGCACCATGTCAACACTGGCCTTGCTGCTGTTACACCCCATCAATCCCACACGCAGCACCTGGAAAGACCAAAAACATCTGGAGTGAGGCTGCAACGGGACAACAGCAGCTTCTCGGTGGGCATAAATAAGCAGTAACGAACTGAATATATAAACACGTGATCTCTTACCAGGCCAACTGATGGTCCAAGCCCTCCGGAAATCTCTAAATTATGTGTTTTCATGATGTACGTTGTGATCTCCTTCCAGTCATACCCATGAGGAGCAACAATGGTGGTAACTGTGGGCAGTCTCGCTTTCTGTAACAACCACTGAAGTCAGAACTGGCACATTTCCCCCTTTTATCATTTTATGTTATtatgatgtttttcttgttaCAGCAGCcacttccactgcagctcattataaaaaaaatacacgATTGTGttaaaactcactttttctttGACGAAGAGTTTGAGACCTATGTTCTCGAGGCCTGTGTGGAAATACTCCGCCACTTTTTCATGTCTGTCCCATGAATTCTCCAAACCCtgagaacaacagaaacaaggCACAAAAACAGGCAGTCCAaacattatataataatatatggAAAACATTATAATTTCCAAGGTACTTATCTGAGTTCATTCACTTTAACAGACTGCTACAACTATGCTATGCttgggctaaatgctaacactatgctaacatgctcatgatgacaatgctgacatgctgatgcttaacaggtgtaatgtttaccatgtccACCATGTTAGTTTAGCCTCTTTGAATGCTAACTTTTACTTATTAGCACTGAACACgaagctgagactgatgggaacGTGATTAGTTTTGCAGCATTTActcaaaaatcaaaatgtgggagaaattgaaattttgacttCATGGTCGcatgaggaaaagtcagaggatcactaAAGTCAGTCagattcatcctcaggggacaATGAAAGTCTGAGCAAAATTCAACGGCAATCTGTTTCATGGTTGTTTAGCTGACAGACCATCACTGTAAATCTCAGCAGCTATCTGAACAGAATCATTTTGGCCATAGAAAGCgacaaaatcaaaatatttcATCCTAACGCATGTGTTACCTCTTCAACAAGGACAGCCAGACTCTCCCTGAGAGAGTAGAAAGCAGTGACCGGCCCTGTGTGGTGATATctacagacaggaaacagaggcaGTACTCAGAAACTGTGcaaacatggctaaaaatgagACGGCAGTTTGAAATGTGATCAGTTCCTGTCTGCAGGACGGAAAGATGTCTCACACTCTCGCCGGCTTGTCATCACATCCCCAGTAGTTTGCAAGCCAACTCAAATCCAAGAAGAAGGACACAGGCTTTGTCCTCCGGTTGAATATTTTCTGGCTGTGGACAGATTCAACCTTCAGTACACGTGTTCATACATTCTGAACTATTGCCTGTACATGCATCTCTCACCATGCTCTTTCACTGAAGGAGATGGGTGCTGTGCCCGGAGGAGCATTCAACACCTTCTGGGAGCCTGTGTACAGGATGTctatttctgcaaacacacacagccacagaaatCTGTATTTGGTGTCGTCAGAACAGAGTAAATGGTTTCATGGACTGGAAACATCTGTCTGATTTAATACTAAACCTTGCTGGTCCATGTACAGAGGGGCGCCTCCCATTGACGCCACAGAGTCAACCAGAAACAAGCAGCCGTACCTGGAGGCACAAATCAGGACATGTCCATTGACTTCCCTTGTTCCTGTTACAGGTGTGATGATGGCAGACAAGTGAACGCTGCGTCTTACTTATGGCACAGCTGTCCGATGCCGTCTAAAGGATGCAGGACTCCTGTAGAAGATTCTCCGTGTGCGAGGAAGAACACCGCTGGTCTGTATCTGGATAAGGCCTgtgaagagaaaacagcatGATCACACAGGAAATGGCTTTGACAGAATTCATTTGAATGATCTGATCACTGGACAGTCAATGATACCTTCTCAATTTCTGCATTAGTGAAGAAGCCACCAGGGGGCGCCACAATGGTATTTACTCTGGCACCTGTTGGATTGACACATGATGGATTTCATGGTTGAATCACATCAGaatatttttattaaatcaattaattcAGGTTTTTAAAGGATGAAACTGGTGATTTTTATTGATATGTGATatttgctaaaaactgcagctgtttcaggagattttattgtctttttcaaCTGAAACTATTACTGCTACTCTTTGAAGTCTGCTTTTAAAGATGTGCATATTCAGTGGGAACGGTGGGCTTGGGGTTGACACCCACAGACAGGGAATTCAGACTGTATTGAGAGGATATCttgttggatttgttgacagAAAAATCCAGAATACCACTACACTTACCAACCCTCTCAGCCATTTCTGCTGCTCGCTCTCCCCATATGCCGTTGACGGCGCTCAGCACGCAGTCTCCCGCCTCCACTGTGTTGAAGATGGCGCACTCCATGGCGGTGTGGCCAGTGCCGCTCACAGCTAAGGTCATGCTGTTCTGAGTCTGGAACATGTACTGGATTCCACTTTTGATGTCACTCATTAtctgtgacagaaaatgatcaatGATGTTGGAGAAAAGGGAGTTGAAATAGAAATATGTTTTCTCTAATATACTGAAATGTTGTCATCAATGGGTGACTGCGACTGGTCCAACCCTTTaaaactgtccaatcagcagGCTAGGAATCAGATTCATTGACAACATTTCCGATGAGTTATTGGAAAGTAAAAATGCCAACAATTCTCAGATTTACAGCTTCTCAAACATGACTTTCTGTGGTTTTCTCAGTCTTCTCTGATATTAAACAGAAAAGCTTTTGGTTTTTGATTATTTCTTGGTCAAAATAAGACTTTTCAACATGTCAGCCTGTACTTTTTAAACTgtaatggacatttttcactaatCAATCCTCAAGATTGACTGTCCTCACTATGATGGTTTAACACTGAAATGAGTCCTCAGAAAGACAGCATGACAGTCATTTGACACAATGAAAAAGACGTGGCTGACTAGTGGAAGATGTACTTGGATCATTTACATGAGtaaaagcagaagagaaagtagaaatcctgcattcaaaatgtacttcagtacaaaaacaaaagtactGTGCAGCAGAATAACATTCCTTATGCAGAATCAACCCTTTCAGAGTCCTACATTATCATAAATATGCATTAATATTTGATTATTGtcactgatgcattaacatgtaagcaGCTGCATGGAGGTAACTGCTTTATGTCCTATTAGGTCACTTaatctataaaaaaaaatcaacatgtcATTTGCTGCTTATGTTTTGTATTAAAAATCATAATCATACAAATTAAccagctgtcagatgaaaaaaagagtACAATATTTTCCAATCCTACAGTCAAATTAAGTCAAAGTACAGGACATGAGTACATGAACGTAGCTGCACCAGCACTGGTAATTTACTGACTACATGACTGAACACTGTTtgctgtctgcctctgcttGTTCTCAGGCTGCTTCATGTGTGTTAAACCCTCTGAGTTACCTCAAATATCTCTGGGTGCATATGTCCAATGACAGGCTTGGCCCCCGCCTCCAGGATTCGTGGAGGAACGTTGGAAGGTCCCGGTCCGAACATGTGACGATGTGGAACCACCAGCGGTTTCTGCAGGCGTTTTGGTGGCGGCACAGAGACGGACGACATGTTCCCAGCAGCGTGACAAGCGcagtaaaaagacaaaaatccgAGGGAGAGGGTGAAGTCAAGCCTCCGCTGAGCCCACCCCCCTGTCTGACCAGTGAGGCCTTCAGGTCAGCAGTCTGTCACaacatttcctgcttttatcTCGCTTGTCTTCTGTCAACACTTGTTGCTTTCTGTGCACAGTGAGCAGGTAGATTCCCATTTTCAAAGATAAGTAAGTCACCGAACGTGTCCTCAGATGTTAATCATTGGCTAAAGTGTCCCCAGAGCATCAGGCTTAACTATCACACTGCTACAGAAGGCTTTATGTGCCCCAATAACCACAAGATATGCCTCAGCTGTTCTTCTTAGAATACATTTTTAGTTCGTTCATTATAGTTTCTGACCAGTTAAAGTTTAGAAGATTCATGGGTTTCACTTAAAATATGTGGATAGTGTATTTAAACTGAAACAATCTCTGGAAAAGTCTGGTGAACATGGCTTGAAAACATCAACCAAAACCAAAATTAGAGGCACATAGTGTGCCTGTAAAACAAAGTATGGCCCTGAACTACATCTCAACAGATATGGACTTTACTCTCTGCCTCTGGATTTGCAGATGCAAACATGTTCAGAAGACAGACCGTGTGGGCTGTGTGATTGGAAGAGGTGGAAAATTAGCCTGATTGTCTTTTATGTTTTCCACACTGTGATGATTCAGTTTCCACGAAATGGCTCGACAAACCCCTGAAATATTCTGACTTACAGATCATCAAAAAGTGGAAccattattttgattttgatgcaTTTAAGTGTATGATCCTCGTCTGAAAAGCCCAAAAAGAAGGCACAATTAGCACTTGTACTTTCAGTCTctcaatgtttttttctttttggcaggTTTTTATTGACTCTTTTGGCTCttaaatcaaaatgaaagtaTCATCAGGatataaaaatgtgttgaagCAACAAGGTTCTATTACAGATGAAAACTGTGataataaaacataatgaaagCAGTTtgagagagatgaagaacagCGCAGTGCATTCAGACAGCACGGTAACTCAGACACACTGAGGTTTACtccagcttgttgttgttgttgttgttgttgttgttgttgttgttgttgttgttgttgttgttgttgttgcgtCACAGCTGGGCTTGATTTGTCCTCTGAGGGACGAGCAGGTGCTTCCCCAGCGGCTCGGCCCAGAAGGAGCCGTCCCTGTACACCAGCCGGCCCCTGACGATGGTGGCACGCACCACGCCTTTCAGTGTGACGCCGAGGTAGGGAGTgagctgtgaacacacacacacacacacacacacacacacacacacacacacacacacacacacacacacacacactcagctcaggCATAGACTTCATCACACCAGTTACACATGGGATGTGCTTTACCTTGTTCTTATGATGTATGCTTGTTTCTTTTATCTGTgaagatgacagaaaacaaaattaagatTTATATCATGTCAGTTTGTAGCTTTTCTTTGTCCAAAAAGCCTGACAAGCAGATTAAGggtgttaaaaaataaataaaaatagtaataaactgtatttgtaAAGCAATGAACATATATGAGGGATAGAACATTTATGGAAAATAAGGTGGAGAATGAAACCCTCTAGAATAAAGAGAATACATAAGAAAATAAACCCCAGCGAATGATAATAATATTAGTACAATAAATGCAGTATTTCAATGCATAACATCaagtaaaacacaacaatttaaaagaagtgcagcggTGCATAAGTTTGAGGAAAAGTGCCAAAGTTTCAGGCCTGTCTCAGGACGTCATCGCCAGTTAAAGGCTGAGGTGAAGAGAAAGTGTGCTCCAGAGCTTCACTGACAGAGCTTTAATGTAATGGATCCCTTAAACGTACTTCAAATTCCCTCTCTGGGTCCCATATGACCAAGTCAGCATCATAGCCGAAGGCGAGGCTGCCCTTCCGGTCATTGAGACGGCACAGCTGGGCTGTTCTCCGGCTGAGGAGCGTCACCACGTCGGGCAGCTGAAAGCCTCTCTGACTGGCTGAAGTCCAGAACAGAGGCAAACCTGCACATGGTGGAGAACAGGGCGGAGGGGTGAGCAGGCCTGTGGGATATTTATCCCCTCCCGCTCATGAGGTCTTTCTCAGAGCTGAAatcacatcagtgtgtgcagaTTCTGGGAGGCAGACATTGTGGGTCAGCGTCAGTCTTGCTGCTCAGACTTTGACCGCTCCGTCTCGAGCGTCTGAACAGTCAGTGATTGTTCTGTCCTCTAAACTGGCTCTCAGCTCCTGTTTACCTCCCGGTGAACTTTGCCCAATGTGAGCGACTGTCAGCTGGAAGAAGGGAACGACTAATCCCCCCTGAAAGAAAATGTGCTCATAAATACCCTGCAATGTTGCACAGGCCGGGTTTAAGTAGTGAATTTTAACCAGCGTCTCCTTCAGCTGAGCGGC
Proteins encoded in this window:
- the agxta gene encoding alanine--glyoxylate and serine--pyruvate aminotransferase a, which gives rise to MSSVSVPPPKRLQKPLVVPHRHMFGPGPSNVPPRILEAGAKPVIGHMHPEIFEIMSDIKSGIQYMFQTQNSMTLAVSGTGHTAMECAIFNTVEAGDCVLSAVNGIWGERAAEMAERVGARVNTIVAPPGGFFTNAEIEKALSRYRPAVFFLAHGESSTGVLHPLDGIGQLCHKYGCLFLVDSVASMGGAPLYMDQQEIDILYTGSQKVLNAPPGTAPISFSERACQKIFNRRTKPVSFFLDLSWLANYWGCDDKPARVYHHTGPVTAFYSLRESLAVLVEEGLENSWDRHEKVAEYFHTGLENIGLKLFVKEKVTRLPTVTTIVAPHGYDWKEITTYIMKTHNLEISGGLGPSVGLVLRVGLMGCNSSKASVDMVLAALKDALKHCHKSKV
- the dtymk gene encoding thymidylate kinase, with product MASKRGALIVLEGVDKAGKTTQCKRLLQALQQSGRPAEMMRFPDRTTTIGQLISAYLEKKSELEDHTVHLLFSANRWEMVPLMKKKLEQGTTLVVDRYAFSGVAFTSAKPGFCLEWCKKPEVGLPKPDLVMFLQLSPSEAALRGQFGEERYETSAFQRAVQQKFEALMKDPSVPWQVIDASRSVEDVHEDIATRSLNTINTAQNLPLGELWK